Proteins from one Papaver somniferum cultivar HN1 unplaced genomic scaffold, ASM357369v1 unplaced-scaffold_158, whole genome shotgun sequence genomic window:
- the LOC113337033 gene encoding uncharacterized protein PB18E9.04c-like produces the protein MLELRSGSATNHVDTNTEIIIGTNIPSSTISTPPIGASNAEKVPSGVAPPITRTRAADIPSCNTPPVTRSRSAAATPNMSSNTTPPTRTTTTTTPPSRTETGGTRNRPYVTVAKLMEKKEVMDRAQTYMVTTQ, from the coding sequence ATGTTGGAACTCAGAtctggatcagcaacaaaccatgTGGACACCAACACTGAAATCATCATTGGTACTAATATTCCATCCAGCACCATCAGTACGCCACCTATCGGCGCTAGCAACGCAGAAAAAGTTCCTTCGGGTGTTGCACCGCCAATCACCAGAACCAGGGCTGCCGATATTCCCTCGTGTAATACACCACCGGTTACCAGATCCAGATCTGCTGCTGCCACCCCCAATATGTCGTCAAATACGACACCGCCAACCAGGACCACTACCACTACTACTCCGCCATCAAGAACAGAAACCGGAGGAACACGAAACCGGCCCTATGTTACCGTTGCTAagttgatggagaagaaagaagttaTGGACAGAGCCCAGACGTACATGGTGACAACTCAATAA